ctatctatctatctatctatctatctagtaaATGAGCTTGTTTGCATAATTTTTCCAACATCTTGGCGCTTAGTTGTTAGCGCTTAGCTGAAAACAGTGCCACTTGTAAATACAGACTCTGCTTCATAACTGCTAGCATGGCTTTAAATTCTTGTTGAAATAACTTATTCTAAGACTTTCTTGAGCTTTCACACAATTGTTATTAGCAAATTCTCAGCCCAGCGCTCGTATGTCTGTAAAAGAAAGCTAGTCCGAGCGTGTGCAAGGAAATGAAGACTGTTGCTCTGATGATTCCATATAAGACCTGCAGTGTTGCCTGTGTAGATTTCAGTGAATGGCCCTTTTCAGCATCTGTTactccgtgtgtgtttgtttgtgtggtttacAGGCGTGACTCCTGCTGAGCCCAGATGTGTAATAGTGCTGAATATGGTGCCCTTCatagccacacaaacacacaggcacacagatgAGGGGTTGTAGCGTCGAGGTATCTGACCACATCCTGCATGTTTCTGCTCCAGAGATCCCCAGGTCCACCTCGGCTCTCACCTTACGCTTATTCAGCAACTTTTgctttcaaacacacaacaaagcagCATTGAGAATTAGACCCCGGCTTGTCTCAAGTTCAATGcgttgatgttttatttctaacGACAGGCTAGTCACTTTCTTATCAAAGATCACGTTGGTCCTCTACCTGActtaaaataaagacagactGTGTTTGACCCTGAACCCTGAACTATACTCCTGTGGTCCCCAcgtatgcataaataaaagccAAACGCTGTCTGAAGTGTCAACCCCATTCCTGGAAAGACACAGTcttggcaattttttttttgccccagcTCAGCACTTGTCAGCACCAACGAGATCCGTGCTGACAAGCCAAAACCCTTTTGTGTTAAGGTTAAACCGGGAGCAGCCACGGTCATCGTCTACCCCTGAATTTGCTGCGGCGAAGACAGGAATGTTGGGCGGTTGAGGGAAAATGAACACTAGTACTCTTTACTCCCATAGCATGTGTTTTGCATCTATAAtttcgtgttttctttttgtcttcagttcCCGTATGCAGCCCCTCCACCTCAGGAACCTGTAAAGACGCTACGAAGCCTTATAAACATTCGAAAGGACACGCTGCGGCTTGTACGGTACGCACCTGATGTAACCAATCATTACTCTATTTTTAGGGACGTAGCCAGAACCAATAATTTAAGGGAGTGTGTCAAGTCATTCTTTTTTACCGTTAAGCATTACATGTTCCATTTAATTACAAACCTCAGGCCAGATTCCCTTGAAAACAAGACCCACACATCAAACATGGACAATACAACAAGGAACTTAGATTTAGATAACCGTTATTTATTGCTATGTTATCTTTGTCATTGTAGATTTCTGTTCTGTGTTTCACTTCCATTGTTTGACCAGGTGCAGCGAGGACCTGAAGCTGCCAGGAGACGAGGCGGCAGGGAAGAACCGGGCCTGCTACAACGTGGAGTTCACCTTCGACGCTGACACACAGGTGGCCATCACCATCTACTACCAGGCCATAGAGGAGTTTCACAATGGAGTGCCAGTGTAAGTGAACGCTCTGACATTTCACTCGTTTTCACCGAATAATCCCTGCTTCAGTGTGTAGCTTCAGGTAGATGTGagctgattcttttttttcttttttttttttttggtgctaaacTGTCTTCAAATGACTCGCgctgaacatttattttggCGTAACATCTTTAGACGCGTTTGCTGCTGCACTTCAAAAgcctctctgtcttcttctgtgcCCTCCACAGTCTGATCCACGTTAAAATGCGTTTTCTTCATCAATGCCTCGATAAAATCCTCCGCCTTTTGATATGGAGCGAGAGATCAAAACACTTCTCCGCAGAGCTTTTTGCGCTGGCAGCTCTCAGATTATTCATTGAGGGGACAATTATGTGAATACCGACGGTTTTGGCAGAACTAGCATGTGGATTCATGTACAGATAAAAACAGCTGTGCCATCATATTTGTGTGATTGCCCTGGAGAATAACCCAAATACACGTGAACATAAGTATAGAtctgagagctttttttttcagttgggtAACACAgttttttaataaagaaaatgtacaCTGATctggcacaacattatgaccttgtgccttcaaaacagttgtgactcatcagagaatggacatgggccttctgagggtgtcctggtaacatgatgttgttagtgagggtctttgggtcttgtgggttgaggggaggggcctctgtggatcaaccaACTGAtacttgggatctagtgaatttggaggtcaggtcaacaccttgtgctgttcttcatgttttttaagttgttcctaaaccatttttgtgtgtcatggggtgtcatttctatggggtgggggtgtctggtctgaactaggtggctggtacatgtctaagtgacaacCACACGaatgaaagccaggtccaaaagtttcccagcagaacaatgtattgtcacaagacggtcgatgttatttacttctccagtcggtggtcataatgtaatgcctgatcggtgtatatccaCAAGTCTAACAAATACTCAGACGGGGACAGAATAGAAGGAAATAAATATTACTAATAAAAGCCTAATAATAGCATGTTTCAGATTTATTGgttaatatataattaatatgtGGAATTTTAGCTGCTTCCCACATTTTATGGTTCTTTCTTTGCCACGTCACTTCAGATCTAGTCCCTAGTGAGACGACAGCGTCTTCAAATCTAGTGTTATCTCTTCTAAAGCCAAGACCAAACACAGTCTAAGGTACTTCATATGAAAATTACACCAACGACCCAAAATGTTGAATACCTAATGAAATACAGAAATCAAAATTCAGGCGAgtgtggaaggaaaaaaaaatctttgcataAATATTCATGCAGACACTAATTAGCTCTGCCAGCGTGCTCTCGCATATCTTGTATACATCTCATGTTTCGTGTCAGTTTTAGCGTATTTTGCACGAGGAGCTGTCTCCGattttgtatttctgtgcagATAGGCTGCACCAGGTTGTCTAAGACTCCCCCTTTCTGGTGCTGAGGACTGGATAACCGCTTAGACGTGAACCGTCCACGTGTGACGAGCAGCAGATAGAAGCAATAACCCCGATAAGCTGACTGTcgcctctgcctctctgtgctccCTGCAGCTACCTGCCCCAGGACAGCTCGCTGCAGTCTGAGACCGTGCATTTCAAGCGGGGAGTTTGCCAGCAGTTCTGTCTGCCATCGCACACCGTTAATCTCAGCGAATGGGCCGACGAGGAGGTAGGAGGCCTGCAGGCCGACGTGGATGTGTGGTGGAGCGCGAAGTCGCTTTTTACAGATACAGCATCAGCCGtgtctctctcctcagctgctgTTTGACATGGACAAGGAGGTCTTCCCCATGGTTGTGCAGGCCGTCGTGGACGAGGGGGACGGTGAGTTTCATCAGGCTGGATCTGGTGTGAAGGTACTGCAGCAGAATTTTAAGCgaacgctgtttttttttctatttttgcagAACATTTGGGACACTCACACATTCTGCTGGCTACTTTTGAAAAGGTAAGAGTCTAATCTGAATTTCCTTGCGTGTCTTTTCCAGATAAAATGATGAACCAGTTTAAAGTTTGTGGAagccttttctgttttatgtccTTGGGTTGTGGCGTGAAGGCCTGCAGACTAAGCTTTGACTGACTGACGTTTCATTCCTTTGGGCTTATAATCAAATATCACTCAAtaccattttcatttaattttaaaaaaaaaagtattggtTATTGTGCCTGTGATAcaccacactgcaaaaaaataatttcaagaaagcaacatatccttatattttgttcagagacgagaactttgtgcttattttcaGAATTTATGCCAAGCAGAATAAAAGCTTAACCCATtggcacattttcttttcttaatacaggatgatttgattgaatataaaaatacttaacttctttctagtaatgctgtttttgcagtgcagcaACCAACATTACCTTCATTATTAGCCTTTTGGGACACAGGCGCTATTTAAAGTAATATTATTAACTAaatctccactttgacatatgATGCAAACTCAGAGTTCCCCCAAAATATTTACTTAAAGGAAACACCGTGCATCACTTTGGTTTCCACCACCAAATTCGCCACCTTGGTAGACATCTTAGAGCATCTGTCTGGAGTGTAACCTAGGTAACCATAGCTGAGCACATTCCCTAGCAACCAACCGACGGCTACAAAGCTACACGGTATATTTGTGGACCCGATGCTCTCGGATGCGTGTTTGGCTTTCTCCAAACCTTCTCTGGTGCGATTagtcattaaatgtttttccatAGCTACATTTCAACCTCCGGCTTAATAATTTCAAGAAGCTATTTTCGCAGTTAGTCTTTTGTGTGCAAAGGTCCCTCTCAATGTTCCTCTGAAGGAGCAACAGGAACCAAAATTATGCATGAAGCTATTTTCTATCTCCATCACTATgttataaaactgtttaaagaCCAAAACTGGGGAACTGAAATtatgatttaatgtttaaaatcaataaatgtcATATCAGTGATAGTTTCTGTGTTGTGATAATGAGGACATTTGTTGCTTTCTGTGGCAGCACATGGACGGGAGCTACTGTGTGAAGCCCCTGAAGCAGAAACAAGTGGTGAGTACAtgttctccttcctccttttgtgtgacatttttacgattttgaaatacaaagctttttatttctccccccCCTCGTGCACATCACACCACTTCCTTTATTCTTCTCTGTGTTCCTTTATTCCCAGGTGGATGGAGTGAGTTACTTACTGCAGGAGATCTATGGGATAGAGAACAAATACAACAGCCAGGAATCAAAGGTGAATATTGGGAAGGAAGGAGTCGGCTTTGTCAGAAGTGACTAGTGCAGTGTAATGAGCGCGTGCCTTTGCAGCTCCGCCAGAGAAAAGCCTCTTTCTTCTTAATGGTTTGATCATTTTTGTCTCCAGGTTGCCGACGACGAGATCAGTGACAACAGTGCGGAGTgcgttgtgtgtttgtctgacgTGCGCGACACGCTCATCCTGCCATGCAGACACCTGTGTCTCTGCAACGCCTGTGCAGACACGCTGCGCTACCAAGCCAACTGCTGCCCCATCTGCAGACTGCGTGAGTTCGGACGCTGGAGAGTTCATTTCGCTAAACTAAACACTCCGTCCACTGTTAGAGTTGGCTGATAGTTTAAGATTTATTCAACAATATTATTTCTGATCTCAGCCTAAACAAGAAAGATGTGTTTGCGCAGACAGACTCGTCTTTTTAAAGCCTAAATGGTAAATTACGCTTGTTTCCATTTGTTAAAAGAATGAGGTGATGCACTAAAACAGATTTGCGTGTTTGATCTCATACGGTGcacaaggaaggaaacaaaaaaaaatgggaacTTAAACAAAAGCCGCTGCATGACCACATAAGGACCATGCAGACTGTATCTGAAAAGTAACATTTAAGAAAGGGAAGTAAACTGCTGTATTGTTTTGATGGATACACGGGCAGAGGCCGACTGTATTAGACAGAAATAGTTGAAAACACTTTGTTTTGCCCTCTGTCGGACATATTTGTCGTAGTTAAGAAGAGTTAATAGTTAAACTCTCTTTTAGATAAcctgtatttttctttaaagatgACAAATGTCGGCTTCGGGTAATTTTCCTTCAGGGTCCTAAACGTACCAAGTAGTCAGATCTCTGAAGGCTGTAGCTTGatctcattaaaaaacaattttcaCAACAACAGTGAATTATTAAAATAGAGGTGAACTGATCACGGTGATTCAGCAGAGGCTACGTgtctcttcctagcttcctctTGAGTCATAGCTCTTCCAGTTTcagactgctgccacctgctagCACACGGATATTTATTTCCCCTAATGTAGTTACAGATAATATGTCTTTACAATGTGTGAACTTTTTGCTCCGTGCACAGGAGACGTGAGGCGACAGAACAGCCTTTGTTGCTTATAGCTTTTGGAAAAtcagtttgttgtgtctgaGCCTCAAATTGAGAgaattttttttggaaataagcaaaaatttctcctcatcctttttattctaatattcagatttctgcatttttctgaGAACTTAAGTGTAATTTGgatatattattatttgttcaaccctgtgttcattgttttcttgttcCCCTTGAAGCATTCAGAGCTCTGCTGCAGATCCGAGCGATGAGGAAGAAACTCAGTCCTCTCTCTCCTACAAGCTTTAACCCCGTCATCACCTCCCAGACGTCCGACTCAGAGGAACACTCGGTGAGACGAAGCTGCCACTGAAAACTGAACGCACAGTATATAAAGGAATGAtttacagcataggtcttcaacagggggggggtcgcaaaatcgttggttgattagacattttttatgttgttttttttttttttaaatttccctttcaaatttcctttaaatacgcattaacatgagtccaacttattttagtaaagggatagatggaggcagaagacgtcacACTAgaccagacctgtcaatctaagcctcctgtacacaataggccccgcccctattgctgctgagccaatcacgaggctgcgtATTACAAACTGACCGTGTCAGGTTTCCGTGCAATTGGCCCGAGATCCTactcagtccccaggtgaaatccagaagcacgctgcaatattagcagaagaggagctaacagtgcagctagctcccatcaacatccgttcatccaaggttagataagttgtgtgcttctcaatttctttatctgtcagttaTATACACACCAGTTAGGTAggtttttatataatatttgaacctgggtattatttgaatagcttaatattaataatgtatatttattaatagcactGGCcggagtttaatatagaacacatatagtaggtagggggtccctacttaatctctccatcagttttggggtccttggcctgaaaaatgttgaagacccctgatttaaagtAACCATAAGCTCATATTCACATCACCGTCCTCCTCTCGACGCAGGCATCAGAGCACATCCCTCCGGGTTACGAGGCGGTGTCTCTCCTGGAGGCGTTGAACGGCCCCCTGAACACCTCCACCGTTGCTCCTGGTGCACTCCACTCCGGTCCCAGCCACGTCTCCGGACCGCTGCCCCCTTACAGCAGCGAGCCCCACCCGGCGCCGGcccgctccctctcccctctAGACCACTCCAACTCCAGTCAGGGACTCAAACTCAAGAAGAGTGGTTCGAAGTGAGTCTGAGAGAATTAGACACCGTTAATGTAGTTAATGTGACATTGTTTAATACTATGCTCCTCTATGTCAACTACAAACACATCCATGTTATTTTTCACCATTTCTGTTGATAATTTCAGGTCACTTTCCCAGAATTCCTCTGTGCTTcccgaggaggaggatgagaagtcTTGCAGTGAATCTGAGGCCTGTCGTCACAAACTCGTTGTGGACCAGCAGGAGGTGAGTGTGTGATATAAAGGCAAAATGCGCTAcctcagtcagtacgtttacatgcacgtggaaaaatattgccttaatctgactctaag
This window of the Mugil cephalus isolate CIBA_MC_2020 chromosome 16, CIBA_Mcephalus_1.1, whole genome shotgun sequence genome carries:
- the rnf157 gene encoding E3 ubiquitin ligase RNF157 isoform X8 — its product is MGALTSRQNIGVEEVDIPSNSVYRYPPKSGSYFASHFIMGGEKFDSTHPEGYLFGENTDLNFLGTRPVAFPYAAPPPQEPVKTLRSLINIRKDTLRLVRCSEDLKLPGDEAAGKNRACYNVEFTFDADTQVAITIYYQAIEEFHNGVPVYLPQDSSLQSETVHFKRGVCQQFCLPSHTVNLSEWADEELLFDMDKEVFPMVVQAVVDEGDEHLGHSHILLATFEKHMDGSYCVKPLKQKQVVDGVSYLLQEIYGIENKYNSQESKVADDEISDNSAECVVCLSDVRDTLILPCRHLCLCNACADTLRYQANCCPICRLPFRALLQIRAMRKKLSPLSPTSFNPVITSQTSDSEEHSASEHIPPGYEAVSLLEALNGPLNTSTVAPGALHSGPSHVSGPLPPYSSEPHPAPARSLSPLDHSNSSQGLKLKKSGSKSLSQNSSVLPEEEDEKSCSESEACRHKLVVDQQESGVTPDSENLTLSSSGAIDQSSCTGTPLSSTITSPEEVWSSVSYDIEKDYLSFTKRDPVSSSLAQSVMSMASSHSQHSHISTDTMSSMSGSYLAGAEGEPGGDEGGDVEGEENQDAPMESRGPSQQDGEFPKDVKEQNYSVAVEEQDSEGNDVTEEDCSSPSNGKDEESCPVHIED
- the rnf157 gene encoding E3 ubiquitin ligase RNF157 isoform X1, with product MGALTSRQNIGVEEVDIPSNSVYRYPPKSGSYFASHFIMGGEKFDSTHPEGYLFGENTDLNFLGTRPVAFPYAAPPPQEPVKTLRSLINIRKDTLRLVRCSEDLKLPGDEAAGKNRACYNVEFTFDADTQVAITIYYQAIEEFHNGVPVYLPQDSSLQSETVHFKRGVCQQFCLPSHTVNLSEWADEELLFDMDKEVFPMVVQAVVDEGDEHLGHSHILLATFEKHMDGSYCVKPLKQKQVVDGVSYLLQEIYGIENKYNSQESKVADDEISDNSAECVVCLSDVRDTLILPCRHLCLCNACADTLRYQANCCPICRLPFRALLQIRAMRKKLSPLSPTSFNPVITSQTSDSEEHSASEHIPPGYEAVSLLEALNGPLNTSTVAPGALHSGPSHVSGPLPPYSSEPHPAPARSLSPLDHSNSSQGLKLKKSGSKSLSQNSSVLPEEEDEKSCSESEACRHKLVVDQQESGVTPDSENLTLSSSGAIDQSSCTGTPLSSTITSPEEVWSSVSYDIEKDYLSFTKRDPVSSSLAQSVMSMASSHSQHSHISTDTMSSMSGSYLAGAEGEPGGDEGGDVEGEENQDAPMESRGPSQQDGEFPKDVKEQNYSVAVEEQDSEGNDVTEEDCSSPSNGKGGRSRCPELANNNQGVALCDTPSLGLDNEQAPDSRFADLMYLGGYRPVLEPAPHHSSTHNINLEEQGPENRDGQSPNHPRRGPLIV
- the rnf157 gene encoding E3 ubiquitin ligase RNF157 isoform X6, which codes for MGALTSRQNIGVEEVDIPSNSVYRYPPKSGSYFASHFIMGGEKFDSTHPEGYLFGENTDLNFLGTRPVAFPYAAPPPQEPVKTLRSLINIRKDTLRLVRCSEDLKLPGDEAAGKNRACYNVEFTFDADTQVAITIYYQAIEEFHNGVPVYLPQDSSLQSETVHFKRGVCQQFCLPSHTVNLSEWADEELLFDMDKEVFPMVVQAVVDEGDEHLGHSHILLATFEKHMDGSYCVKPLKQKQVVDGVSYLLQEIYGIENKYNSQESKVADDEISDNSAECVVCLSDVRDTLILPCRHLCLCNACADTLRYQANCCPICRLPFRALLQIRAMRKKLSPLSPTSFNPVITSQTSDSEEHSASEHIPPGYEAVSLLEALNGPLNTSTVAPGALHSGPSHVSGPLPPYSSEPHPAPARSLSPLDHSNSSQGLKLKKSGSKSLSQNSSVLPEEEDEKSCSESEACRHKLVVDQQESGVTPDSENLTLSSSGAIDQSSCTGTPLSSTITSPEGSYLAGAEGEPGGDEGGDVEGEENQDAPMESRGPSQQDGEFPKDVKEQNYSVAVEEQDSEGNDVTEEDCSSPSNGKGGRSRCPELANNNQGVALCDTPSLGLDNEQAPDSRFADLMYLGGYRPVLEPAPHHSSTHNINLEEQGPENRDGQSPNHPRRGPLIV
- the rnf157 gene encoding E3 ubiquitin ligase RNF157 isoform X5 encodes the protein MGALTSRQNIGVEEVDIPSNSVYRYPPKSGSYFASHFIMGGEKFDSTHPEGYLFGENTDLNFLGTRPVAFPYAAPPPQEPVKTLRSLINIRKDTLRLVRCSEDLKLPGDEAAGKNRACYNVEFTFDADTQVAITIYYQAIEEFHNGVPVYLPQDSSLQSETVHFKRGVCQQFCLPSHTVNLSEWADEELLFDMDKEVFPMVVQAVVDEGDEHLGHSHILLATFEKHMDGSYCVKPLKQKQVVDGVSYLLQEIYGIENKYNSQESKVADDEISDNSAECVVCLSDVRDTLILPCRHLCLCNACADTLRYQANCCPICRLPFRALLQIRAMRKKLSPLSPTSFNPVITSQTSDSEEHSASEHIPPGYEAVSLLEALNGPLNTSTVAPGALHSGPSHVSGPLPPYSSEPHPAPARSLSPLDHSNSSQGLKLKKSGSKSLSQNSSVLPEEEDEKSCSESEACRHKLVVDQQESGVTPDSENLTLSSSGAIDQSSCTGTPLSSTITSPEEVWSSVSYDIEKDYLSFTKRDPVSSSLAQSVMSMASSHSQHSHISTDTMSSMSGSYLAGAEGEPGGDEGGDVEGEENQDAPMESRGPSQQDGEFPKDVKEQNYSVAVEEQDSEGNDVTEEDCSSPSNGKGGRSRCPELANNNQGVALCDTPSLGLDNEQAPDSRFADEESCPVHIED
- the rnf157 gene encoding E3 ubiquitin ligase RNF157 isoform X7, producing the protein MGALTSRQNIGVEEVDIPSNSVYRYPPKSGSYFASHFIMGGEKFDSTHPEGYLFGENTDLNFLGTRPVAFPYAAPPPQEPVKTLRSLINIRKDTLRLVRCSEDLKLPGDEAAGKNRACYNVEFTFDADTQVAITIYYQAIEEFHNGVPVYLPQDSSLQSETVHFKRGVCQQFCLPSHTVNLSEWADEELLFDMDKEVFPMVVQAVVDEGDEHLGHSHILLATFEKHMDGSYCVKPLKQKQVVDGVSYLLQEIYGIENKYNSQESKVADDEISDNSAECVVCLSDVRDTLILPCRHLCLCNACADTLRYQANCCPICRLPFRALLQIRAMRKKLSPLSPTSFNPVITSQTSDSEEHSASEHIPPGYEAVSLLEALNGPLNTSTVAPGALHSGPSHVSGPLPPYSSEPHPAPARSLSPLDHSNSSQGLKLKKSGSKSLSQNSSVLPEEEDEKSCSESEACRHKLVVDQQESGVTPDSENLTLSSSGAIDQSSCTGTPLSSTITSPEEVWSSVSYDIEKDYLSFTKRDPVSSSLAQSVMSMASSHSQHSHISTDTMSSMSGSYLAGAEGEPGGDEGGDVEGEENQDAPMESRGPSQQDGEFPKDVKEQNYSVAVEEQDSEGNDVTEEDCSSPSNGKDGAVPFKMLLKSAETTTKPAASELE
- the rnf157 gene encoding E3 ubiquitin ligase RNF157 isoform X3 gives rise to the protein MGALTSRQNIGVEEVDIPSNSVYRYPPKSGSYFASHFIMGGEKFDSTHPEGYLFGENTDLNFLGTRPVAFPYAAPPPQEPVKTLRSLINIRKDTLRLVRCSEDLKLPGDEAAGKNRACYNVEFTFDADTQVAITIYYQAIEEFHNGVPVYLPQDSSLQSETVHFKRGVCQQFCLPSHTVNLSEWADEELLFDMDKEVFPMVVQAVVDEGDEHLGHSHILLATFEKHMDGSYCVKPLKQKQVVDGVSYLLQEIYGIENKYNSQESKVADDEISDNSAECVVCLSDVRDTLILPCRHLCLCNACADTLRYQANCCPICRLPFRALLQIRAMRKKLSPLSPTSFNPVITSQTSDSEEHSASEHIPPGYEAVSLLEALNGPLNTSTVAPGALHSGPSHVSGPLPPYSSEPHPAPARSLSPLDHSNSSQGLKLKKSGSKSLSQNSSVLPEEEDEKSCSESEACRHKLVVDQQESGVTPDSENLTLSSSGAIDQSSCTGTPLSSTITSPEDPVSSSLAQSVMSMASSHSQHSHISTDTMSSMSGSYLAGAEGEPGGDEGGDVEGEENQDAPMESRGPSQQDGEFPKDVKEQNYSVAVEEQDSEGNDVTEEDCSSPSNGKGGRSRCPELANNNQGVALCDTPSLGLDNEQAPDSRFADLMYLGGYRPVLEPAPHHSSTHNINLEEQGPENRDGQSPNHPRRGPLIV
- the rnf157 gene encoding E3 ubiquitin ligase RNF157 isoform X2; the protein is MGALTSRQNIGVEEVDIPSNSVYRYPPKSGSYFASHFIMGGEKFDSTHPEGYLFGENTDLNFLGTRPVAFPYAAPPPQEPVKTLRSLINIRKDTLRLVREDLKLPGDEAAGKNRACYNVEFTFDADTQVAITIYYQAIEEFHNGVPVYLPQDSSLQSETVHFKRGVCQQFCLPSHTVNLSEWADEELLFDMDKEVFPMVVQAVVDEGDEHLGHSHILLATFEKHMDGSYCVKPLKQKQVVDGVSYLLQEIYGIENKYNSQESKVADDEISDNSAECVVCLSDVRDTLILPCRHLCLCNACADTLRYQANCCPICRLPFRALLQIRAMRKKLSPLSPTSFNPVITSQTSDSEEHSASEHIPPGYEAVSLLEALNGPLNTSTVAPGALHSGPSHVSGPLPPYSSEPHPAPARSLSPLDHSNSSQGLKLKKSGSKSLSQNSSVLPEEEDEKSCSESEACRHKLVVDQQESGVTPDSENLTLSSSGAIDQSSCTGTPLSSTITSPEEVWSSVSYDIEKDYLSFTKRDPVSSSLAQSVMSMASSHSQHSHISTDTMSSMSGSYLAGAEGEPGGDEGGDVEGEENQDAPMESRGPSQQDGEFPKDVKEQNYSVAVEEQDSEGNDVTEEDCSSPSNGKGGRSRCPELANNNQGVALCDTPSLGLDNEQAPDSRFADLMYLGGYRPVLEPAPHHSSTHNINLEEQGPENRDGQSPNHPRRGPLIV
- the rnf157 gene encoding E3 ubiquitin ligase RNF157 isoform X4, whose translation is MGALTSRQNIGVEEVDIPSNSVYRYPPKSGSYFASHFIMGGEKFDSTHPEGYLFGENTDLNFLGTRPVAFPYAAPPPQEPVKTLRSLINIRKDTLRLVRCSEDLKLPGDEAAGKNRACYNVEFTFDADTQVAITIYYQAIEEFHNGVPVYLPQDSSLQSETVHFKRGVCQQFCLPSHTVNLSEWADEELLFDMDKEVFPMVVQAVVDEGDEHLGHSHILLATFEKHMDGSYCVKPLKQKQVVDGVSYLLQEIYGIENKYNSQESKVADDEISDNSAECVVCLSDVRDTLILPCRHLCLCNACADTLRYQANCCPICRLPFRALLQIRAMRKKLSPLSPTSFNPVITSQTSDSEEHSASEHIPPGYEAVSLLEALNGPLNTSTVAPGALHSGPSHVSGPLPPYSSEPHPAPARSLSPLDHSNSSQGLKLKKSGSKSLSQNSSVLPEEEDEKSCSESEACRHKLVVDQQESGVTPDSENLTLSSSGAIDQSSCTGTPLSSTITSPEEVWSSVSYDIEKDYLSFTKRDPVSSSLAQSVMSMASSHSQHSHISTDTMSSMSGSYLAGAEGEPGGDEGGDVEGEENQDAPMESRGPSQQDGEFPKDVKEQNYSVAVEEQDSEGNDVTEEDCSSPSNGKDLMYLGGYRPVLEPAPHHSSTHNINLEEQGPENRDGQSPNHPRRGPLIV